In the genome of Hevea brasiliensis isolate MT/VB/25A 57/8 chromosome 14, ASM3005281v1, whole genome shotgun sequence, the window TTGTCCCTCGGATCAACCCCTTTATTGTCCGATGTGGGATTGAGAAACCCGTGTCTACCTCTGTCCCGTTGAGGCCTGACATTCTCGCCCACCCGATTCTAGCGACACCCTTGTCGCCATCGGCACCCTGCCTACCCCGGTCCCGTTGGGGCGCTTGGCGTGATTCAGATCGTCTGgggccttgctctgataccacactgTCACGGGACGGGATTTCTAGCCCCGTGCGGCACCTAGGTCCTCCTTGGCCAGGGCCCCCAAGTCAGCCTCTCCCTATCTTGCAAGCTCGCATAAGCCCATATATTAAGCATCTTCGAGGTTTCTGGCACGTACCTGTACAGATTCACATTAGTTAGCTCCATAGGGCAAGAGACAACTTGTGACGGCCTTGCCAACTGCCAAGAATAGGAGTGGGGAACTTCCGAACCGTTACACAAAGCATGGACAGGTGAAATCCATGGAAGAGTTGTTTGTGATGTCTGTGGTGATTCATCCGTTGGACCTGAGGATCATATCTTAGAAGGTTTCCCTCTCCCTCCCTCTTTCTCTCTATCTATCTCTGTTTTATCTAATTGGGAGTGTGTCTATGATATTTGTTGTTTAGTTAAATTTCTGAAATGGGTTTTGTCTTTGGACTTGCAAGTGTTCATGGCTTTTGAAATGGATGAGCAGAGTTCTCCTTTGTTGGTAGTTGTACTGACAAAGAGATTGAGATAGTGAGAGAAGGAcatgaattaattttttatgtttgTAGTAATTTGCTCTTGTGTTCCTTATGTTGTGAAGGTGTTCTCTCACATGATGAGGAGTTGAAACGTATTGAGATTATGTTATGATGATTGATGAGATTTTGTGGTGTTGTATTTGGAATTCAATGACTTTTCTCTgtctttttttgtttttaatattaTGTCAAAATGTTCATAGCAAGTTTCATATGGACGTTACCTGCAAattgagaaagtgcttaagcaGAAAAATGTAGAAATTACCACCAGGCAAATTGGAATTGAAACTTTCAGTCACTCTAGCATGAAATTTATAGATTTTGCATCTTGTAATTCGGCTTGAAGTCTTTAACTTTTCAAAATATTCGTGAAAATTTGTCGATGCTGACATCATATTCCATATGGCTGCATAATGTGATTTGATTTGCCAAAAAATTTCTTCCTGTCCATTTAAATTAACTTGGAAAGGTTTGAGGCTTTAGGGAATCTCTTATTGTTTTTGTTTACAATGCAGTTGAGTTTTTTTCATTTCAACTTTTATCATATATGGGGTTATATAAAAACTTTATTTTCTGCAGTTTGAGTTCTCTGGGCTATGTGAGTCAAACCCCTGGTTTCGGAGCCTCCTGATGACTTATAATTCTTTTGATGGACTATGGTTAGCATGTATTTAAACATATTAACAAAGCAGGGTGGATCCATGGAATTTCCTGATGACCTATTCTTGTGACATTGAGAATGAACTATGgtgtatatatttttaaaatttttcaactgCTGCCTAGGATGGGATTGGAAATTGATACGGCAAGAACTAAATATCTCTGTAGTATTTGTTTAATTCAATGAGATATGAAGTTGGATGGTTTTGCTTGTTTTGGAGCAGGTGCTGAAGTGGTAGTTCTTTGCATAACAAATGAAGTTCTAAATTACCAAGCATTTACAAATGCGAAGGGGATATATACTGTAGCAGAGACCATGTCCGAGAGTGACCGTTGGGATTCATGCTTGGCAAGACCTGTCATTAGTTTCCATGAGCACTGCACCCATCTTGGGGAAGGAAGCACACGAGTGAAGTTCAATTACAATCATTCATCAGGTTGTTCTCACAACATCAGACCATTTGTCTATTGACCTGCTGGTGTTCCTACTTACTGCATCTAGATGCTACAGTCATCGTGTATATTATATTTCTGAATTGTGCTGTACAGACTCTGGTAATGGCTGGTAAATTGGAACATAGCCATGTCTTTCAACCAGTTTGTGGATTATAAAAAGCCATGAACCATGGATTACTGTTTTTTTGTATGTAAATAATGTTACAATATaaataaattcattttaaatttatttttataaaaaataataattattataaatttaatgatTTTTGGGTATTATCAACAAAAGtgttataatttaaatttgattgaatgtaTGGTTTGAGAGAAGTAAATATTTGAACATATGCTGTCTCTAACTATGAAAGTCTGCAATTCAACTACTgtgttttatcaaaaaattaactgagtTAAAGCAAAATAATTACTAGATTAATGgttattgtttttattttttttttctaaattattattttttaaagattTTTATACTTATAAGTACCAAATTGCCTATATACCCTtgatttcttttaaaaaatttcaGGGTCCCAATTAATGCTTCGCTTGGTCGGTTGGACTAGTGTGACTCAGTCTCTGGCTTTCGGTGTACGGTTGATAAGAGTCTGCAATTCAGCAACTGTTGAGTCAAAATGCACAGCTTAGAACCTTCCTGGAAGGTGGCTCAGAAGCATCATAGAAGGAGAAAAGAAGACTTCGGAGTCTACTCCGCGTGAAGGCATGACTAAATATTTAATTTCCTCCACCATCCTCCCTTCCATTTTCCATCTTATCGATGATCATCTGAAGCATCCTAGCTGGAAGAGGTTATGGCGGAATTCGATATTGGGCCTTCTGTGCGACCGCTGTTGGACAGTGAAGATAGCACCATCTACCTAGATGTGGACGAAGAAGATAGTGGCAATACTGTTGATGGCTTCACTCAACAGGTAGAAAACAAAGATCAGAGACAACTATATACGAGTTCTATatacaataaatatttatattcctGAAGGATATTTATTTTGATCTCTACCAACAAACACTGGTCTTTTGAAACAGATTTTTAGTGATCATAGCTCCATTCAATCCAATGTTTGTTTACCTCTTCCACTGGAAACTGAGAATTCTGTTTACTTCGATGCTCAAGAAGATATGCAAAACGGTGTGGATGCCTTGAATCGAAGggtaacttctttttttttttaactactgCCCAATTCTTAATACTGGTCTTTTAATGTCATTATTATTctcaatttattttccttttcctcAACGTTCCAGACATTCAAACGTATTGTTACTCTTTCTGAACAGGATATAATCGTGGAAAGGAGTTTGCTTATCATAAATTTCGCAGTGGAGCTTCCATCAGCCGTTTTTGATCAGCTATCATCAGTGCACAAACCCCAATATGCACTGCTTAGTATGTTAATGTCATTAGCAACCATGCTGTTCTCCATCATTGACCTTGCTGATAAGGGTAGAAAAGAAAGAGTTGAATGGATGGTGAGAGGTTATTTACCTTGGTTTTACTCCCCATATCCAAATTACAAGCCTCTGGGGACATACTCAGACATTGTTGGATTAGTCTGTGGAATCTTCCAATGGGTTTTTGCAACTACAGCTTATGCCTTTCTGTCCCATCACTCTGATAACCCTGTCAAATTCTCAGCTTGGCCTCTAATATTTGCCTTTGGTGCATTGTTTTCAAGATTTCCAAGGAATCCACACACAAGAGTCGTAGTCCGTGAACGCTTAGAAATTCATCAATGCAGCCCTGAGTCCCCATCCCCATCTCCATCCCCATTAAATGGTCTACGTGCCCTCCAGCTCCTGGAACTGGAACATATACCATCTCATGTAGGAGTTCTGAATCTTCGTGAGTATATCTGTTGTGACTTGGCTACAACAGAACAGAAGAAAGGGGGAAGAAATAGAAGAAAGAAGAGAAGGAAAAGAAACAAGTATAACAGAGAAGAGAAAGATCAAGAGATGTATTATGAAAATGTATTATTAATGTATGATGACTTCAGATTGAATTAATTTCAGAATTTTTAGGGTtactatgttgtaaattatgattttcagaggaaaaataaaatcttaaataCTAGGTGCACATACCCGATCAATAGATTCAATCTTAGAAAAATAACTCTTTAACTGTTCAATCTATAGTTTCTCTACACAGTACTAGTTTTCGGGGGAGGTCGGGCCGCTTGGCTATCGACCCTCTCCCTATCTACTTTTTAGATCTGCGTTTCCTTCCTTACTGTTCTGTTTTAGTTTCCCTATTTACTTTAGTCTCCTTTTGTGGAGAGTTAGTACCCCTCCATTGGATGAGGCTTTTGTTGCATAGTTATGGAGGAAGCTCTGCATGTTGGCTTTTCGACCTTCACGTTTCTGATCGGAGTCCATTGACGCAGTTTTCCTCACTTCTTATTGCTCTGTTTTAGTGAATGGTTACAGGGGATCTCCCTGCTTTGGCTGGCAAGTTAAGGATCGTTCTGGTGTGCTTGAGTTCGGTCATGAATCTGCCAAGCCTCTTCTGGCTCGCCGGTGTTCCATGATCCATGTCCATTTATGTTGGCTTTGAGTTTGATTTCCCAGATTGCCTGTGCCTGAAGTTGATTTAGGTTGGGAACTCTCCATGGTTATTGCATTGTCTatgctttggtggagctttcctCTCTTAAGAGACCCTGAGTGGCTGTCTCTGCGGCTATTGGTTTGGTCATCTCAGTGTGACGGCGAGCGCTCCTTCTCCGCACCGGGTTTGATGTTTTCGGGTTTGCTAACCCATTTTGTTTAGGGTTTCTAGTGAGGGCTGGGTGTAGAGGATGATATGGCTTTAGTATTTTAATTAGACTCTCTAAATATATGGCCCTTCTAATGGATTTGGATCATGTATTTTCACTCTTCATGAATGAAATATGCTTattctgataaaaaaaaattcaaattatatttgattttcagcATAAAATTATTCGGTTCATTATAAATTTaatgtataaaatatataataaatttatttattttatatataaattttatatatttatatttaaaatatataaattaaatataaataaaaattgcaAATAAGTTCTTCAATATCTTATTAATACCTTGTGCCACTTTACTCttttaattgaataaattatattaatttttttctaagtttttttttaacttatttttttgAGATATTTCTTTGTCTAAACTCTATCTACACTATAAATTCAATACATAAATATATGATAGAattcacttattaaatatatgatttCATATGTTTTTATCTTGAGTTTATGAATTAGCCTATACCATCGAGCGTAGTAACCTAGTAGTTAACCCAGTGAAATGGCATTGTCTCATCTCAGTTCAATTCTCCACACTAGTCtgataataaaatattatctcGACTTAAAAGTGCAACAGGAGGCGGCAACTAGTTAATCCATAATTTGTCTCATTAAGTGCCGCATCGAGTTTGATGACAAATCTCTTTTTATGGGATTAGATTAAATAGAGAATATCAATCGGTGATCTGAACCTCGAGTCTAAAGAGGCTATAACCATCATATCTGAAAagccttcatatatatatatatatatatatatatatatatatatatataacaaaacaAAAACAAGAATTTGCCATTTCTTGTGAATTGTCCTTAATCATCATACCTTCTATTGTTGGGTATCATTGTGTACACATTTCTCAATCCATCTTATTTTCTTATTTAAAATATGGGGCCCAAAAATGTAAGTGGCAAaattttccttttgttttccAATAAATGCCATAACCACACCCGTATGATCTCAACCTTTTAAGCAcgtttaaattaaattagttataaTCTATAGTTATTTTTATAGAGAAAAACcctttttttttaactaatttgtggctttttatataaataatataatatattaaatatattttcacTACTTtacaaatttatatatattatagatttTACGTTATTATATACATTAATTATGGaactataatttatattataatattaaattaataatttataaaacataattttttatGTTGTTTTaaataattgtttttaatttttttaatataaataattatgttTTACCAAACTCCCGTTAATAATAATGTCATATCACTCTTGACGTTaaggtattttattttatttttgttttttaatagttttaaaatttctagtattataaataaaaattgaagtATTAAAATTGATTAAGCATAAAAAAAGTTtagttaattttaatattatagattaaataatatttaatcaaTAAAGAATATTTATATGGttagaattataaaattttaaaattaacattATAATAGAATTTTCGTATATCATCTGTTTTTTTCTTTGAAAATCCACAAAATAAAAGAATTGACATTCTATAAAAATATACCATTTTAGCCATCACTTCTTTCTTGAATAAGATGGTGATCAATAACactcgatatatata includes:
- the LOC131173453 gene encoding uncharacterized protein LOC131173453; the protein is MSRDGSSNPVRHLSPPWPGPQGQPLPIWQACISPYIKHLRGFWHEWGTSEPLHKAWTGEIHGRVVCDVCGDSSVGPEDHILEGAEVVVLCITNEVLNYQAFTNAKGIYTVAETMSESDRWDSCLARPVISFHEHCTHLGEGSTRVKFNYNHSSGCSHNIRPFVY
- the LOC110632569 gene encoding uncharacterized protein LOC110632569, translated to MQNGVDALNRRDIIVERSLLIINFAVELPSAVFDQLSSVHKPQYALLSMLMSLATMLFSIIDLADKGRKERVEWMVRGYLPWFYSPYPNYKPLGTYSDIVGLVCGIFQWVFATTAYAFLSHHSDNPVKFSAWPLIFAFGALFSRFPRNPHTRVVVRERLEIHQCSPESPSPSPSPLNGLRALQLLELEHIPSHVGVLNLREYICCDLATTEQKKGGRNRRKKRRKRNKYNREEKDQEMYYENVLLMYDDFRLN